The following are encoded together in the Corallococcus silvisoli genome:
- the epsW gene encoding exopolysaccharide biosynthesis response regulator EpsW, protein MELQQLTVLLVEDSPMFRVMLRDMLQQMGVKNVVEQPNGKAAMEYLQGQSPPDLVCLDLTLPDVSGYDVCEHIRRTPAIAHVPVLMVSARNLPEDKAYAEEAGANGYLGKPFTPEELEKRVRQVLKAAAPRSSA, encoded by the coding sequence ATGGAGCTCCAACAGCTCACCGTCCTCCTCGTGGAGGACTCTCCGATGTTCCGCGTCATGCTGCGTGACATGCTCCAGCAGATGGGCGTGAAGAACGTGGTGGAGCAGCCCAACGGCAAGGCCGCCATGGAGTACCTCCAGGGCCAGTCGCCGCCGGACCTCGTGTGTCTGGACCTGACGTTGCCGGACGTGTCCGGCTACGACGTGTGCGAACACATCCGGCGCACGCCCGCCATCGCGCATGTGCCGGTGCTGATGGTGAGCGCGCGCAACCTGCCGGAGGACAAGGCGTACGCGGAGGAGGCCGGCGCCAACGGCTACCTGGGCAAGCCCTTCACGCCCGAGGAGCTGGAGAAGCGCGTGCGCCAGGTGCTGAAGGCCGCGGCCCCTCGGAGCAGCGCGTGA
- the epsV gene encoding PCP family exopolysaccharide biosynthesis protein EpsV: MTTPAPRTPRPAPPPAYVPEREETNAPADLIDWGFLFDGLGFVRRAILRHWFLGLCIIAVMSGLGSVAAKLMPRKYHVETRMLTYRNLIISSLVNPGRSIPVEADQPTRAAWEMVLSRGNLKSVVKNAKLIEYWDLMRSPLSRAKEQYLKKAPPPMTDEEKEEALIAMLETSLNVMAEGGSGTVTIGVDWSDPQLAFNIVEAASQNFLDMRHDSEMGAISESVNILQGQVANEAANIKQAIADLERAVKQADARRKKKEADPKQASARQALLQTDHALAQLKFLVQAKRRAIRDVEEFRGRRLTELRAQLAEQRVVFSPQHPVIVDLEQRVAAMQQDTPQLTALRSEEQSLIQEYLRMGGTDVESATEGTSLGAGGPLAGALLGTPDDPEVAVATDRMRMVVMRHQEKLRRLDQAQTELEISKASMKHRYSVLLPALFPEKPSKPNPKLIAIAGVVGGVALAVFAAVALDILRRRVLEKWQVERLLKLPVLAELERR; encoded by the coding sequence GTGACGACGCCCGCCCCCCGCACGCCCCGCCCCGCCCCGCCCCCGGCGTACGTCCCCGAGCGCGAAGAGACGAACGCGCCGGCGGACCTCATCGACTGGGGCTTCCTGTTCGACGGGCTGGGCTTCGTGCGCCGGGCGATCCTCCGGCACTGGTTCCTGGGCCTGTGCATCATCGCGGTGATGAGCGGCCTGGGCTCCGTGGCGGCGAAGCTGATGCCGCGCAAGTACCACGTCGAGACGCGGATGCTGACGTACCGCAACCTCATCATCTCCTCGCTGGTGAACCCGGGCCGGTCCATCCCGGTGGAGGCGGATCAACCCACGCGCGCCGCGTGGGAGATGGTGCTCAGCCGGGGCAACCTGAAGTCCGTCGTCAAGAACGCGAAGCTCATCGAGTACTGGGACCTGATGCGGTCCCCCTTGAGCCGCGCGAAGGAGCAGTACCTGAAGAAGGCGCCTCCTCCCATGACGGACGAGGAGAAGGAGGAGGCCCTCATCGCGATGCTGGAGACCAGCCTCAACGTGATGGCGGAGGGCGGCAGCGGCACGGTGACCATCGGGGTGGACTGGAGCGACCCGCAGCTGGCCTTCAACATCGTGGAGGCCGCGTCGCAGAACTTCCTCGACATGCGCCATGACTCGGAGATGGGCGCCATCTCCGAGTCCGTCAACATCCTCCAGGGCCAGGTGGCCAACGAGGCGGCGAACATCAAGCAGGCCATCGCGGACCTGGAGCGCGCGGTGAAGCAGGCGGACGCGCGCCGCAAGAAGAAGGAAGCGGACCCCAAGCAGGCCAGCGCGCGGCAGGCGCTCTTGCAGACGGACCACGCGCTCGCGCAGCTGAAGTTCCTGGTGCAGGCCAAGCGCCGCGCCATCCGCGACGTGGAGGAGTTCCGCGGCCGCCGGCTCACGGAGCTGCGCGCGCAGCTGGCCGAGCAGCGCGTCGTCTTCTCGCCCCAGCACCCGGTGATTGTCGACCTGGAGCAGCGCGTGGCGGCGATGCAGCAGGACACGCCGCAGCTCACGGCGCTCCGCTCCGAGGAGCAGTCGCTCATCCAGGAGTACCTGCGCATGGGCGGCACGGACGTGGAGTCCGCCACGGAGGGCACCAGCCTGGGCGCCGGGGGCCCGCTGGCGGGCGCGCTGCTGGGCACGCCGGATGATCCGGAGGTGGCGGTGGCCACGGACCGGATGCGGATGGTGGTGATGCGGCACCAGGAGAAGCTGCGCCGGCTGGACCAGGCGCAGACGGAGCTGGAGATTTCGAAGGCGTCCATGAAGCACCGCTACAGCGTGCTGTTGCCGGCGCTCTTTCCGGAGAAGCCGTCCAAGCCGAACCCGAAGCTCATCGCCATCGCGGGCGTGGTGGGCGGGGTGGCGCTGGCGGTGTTCGCGGCGGTGGCGCTGGACATCCTGCGGCGCCGGGTGCTGGAGAAGTGGCAGGTGGAACGGCTGCTCAAGTTGCCGGTGCTGGCGGAGCTGGAACGACGCTGA
- the epsU gene encoding exopolysaccharide biosynthesis GT2 family glycosyltransferase EpsU yields MTVWTWVDVALCVGLLPVAGGCGYLLLLTLLSGRKAAPAPPAPAVRKFDVIIPSHNEELGIARTVANLSAVDYPANLRRIIVVADNCSDATAQKAREAGATVLERQDAEKRGKGYALAHAFERSQRDGFADAVVVVDADTVVSANLLHAFSRRLEDGAHGVQAHYGVMNPTASWRTRLMTIALGMFHRVRSMGRERMGVSCGLRGNGMCFTHAVLKQVPHDAFSVVEDLEYGIRLARAGHRVHYAWEAEVLGEMVTAEKQSRSQRQRWEGGRAQMRKLHGWPLLSDALKQKSGLLFDLSMDVLVPPLSQLVLATVGGAVLAAGVAWLSGGTAVAASALASFGLTSLALYVLRGWWVSGVGARGLLDLAWAPIYVVWKVWLMVRGPGAEKRGEWVRTTREAERR; encoded by the coding sequence GTGACGGTCTGGACCTGGGTGGACGTGGCGCTGTGCGTGGGCCTCTTGCCGGTGGCGGGAGGTTGCGGCTACCTGCTGCTGCTGACGCTGCTGTCCGGGCGGAAGGCGGCGCCGGCGCCTCCGGCGCCCGCGGTGCGGAAGTTCGACGTCATCATCCCGTCGCACAACGAGGAGCTGGGCATCGCCCGGACGGTGGCGAACCTGTCCGCGGTGGACTACCCGGCGAACCTGCGGCGCATCATCGTGGTGGCGGACAACTGCTCCGACGCGACGGCCCAGAAGGCGCGCGAGGCGGGCGCCACGGTGCTGGAGCGCCAGGACGCGGAGAAGCGCGGCAAGGGCTACGCGCTGGCGCACGCCTTCGAGCGCAGCCAGCGCGACGGCTTCGCGGACGCGGTGGTGGTGGTGGACGCGGACACGGTGGTGTCCGCCAACCTGCTGCACGCGTTCTCCCGCCGACTGGAGGACGGGGCGCACGGCGTGCAGGCGCACTACGGGGTGATGAACCCCACGGCGTCGTGGCGCACGCGGCTGATGACCATCGCGCTGGGCATGTTCCACCGCGTGCGCTCCATGGGGCGCGAGCGGATGGGCGTGTCGTGCGGCCTGCGCGGCAACGGCATGTGCTTCACGCACGCGGTGCTGAAGCAGGTGCCGCACGACGCGTTCAGCGTGGTGGAGGACCTGGAGTACGGCATCCGCCTGGCGCGCGCGGGGCACCGCGTGCACTACGCCTGGGAGGCGGAGGTGCTGGGCGAGATGGTGACGGCGGAGAAGCAGAGCCGCTCGCAGCGCCAGCGCTGGGAGGGCGGCCGCGCGCAGATGCGCAAGCTGCACGGCTGGCCGCTGCTCAGCGACGCGCTGAAGCAGAAGAGCGGGCTGCTCTTCGACTTGTCCATGGACGTGCTGGTGCCGCCCCTGAGTCAGCTGGTGCTGGCCACGGTGGGAGGCGCGGTGCTGGCGGCCGGGGTGGCGTGGCTGTCGGGTGGCACGGCGGTGGCGGCGTCCGCGCTGGCGTCGTTCGGGCTCACGTCGCTGGCGCTGTACGTGCTGCGCGGCTGGTGGGTGTCCGGCGTGGGCGCGCGCGGGCTGCTGGACCTGGCGTGGGCGCCCATCTACGTCGTGTGGAAGGTGTGGCTGATGGTGCGGGGCCCCGGCGCGGAGAAGCGCGGCGAATGGGTGCGCACCACGCGAGAGGCGGAGCGGCGGTAG
- a CDS encoding MerR family transcriptional regulator has product MRIGELARASGVKLSTLRYYERRELLLPLSRSESGQRLYGPDAAIRVRFIRRSQELGFTLREVSAVLALSDRRGIPTRDVERFAEAKLRAIDARIEDLRRMRRAITTLMVEGFCPPDTVCPVQASLGAPVKAVKRKPRE; this is encoded by the coding sequence ATGCGGATTGGCGAGCTCGCTCGCGCATCGGGCGTGAAGCTGTCCACGCTGCGCTACTACGAGCGCCGCGAGCTGCTCCTGCCGCTGTCCCGTTCGGAGAGCGGTCAGCGGCTCTACGGGCCGGACGCGGCCATCCGCGTGCGCTTCATCCGACGCTCGCAGGAGCTGGGCTTCACCCTGCGCGAGGTGTCCGCCGTGCTCGCCCTGTCCGACCGGCGCGGCATCCCCACCCGCGACGTGGAGCGCTTCGCGGAGGCGAAGCTGCGGGCCATCGACGCGCGCATCGAGGACCTGCGCCGCATGCGACGCGCCATCACCACCCTGATGGTGGAAGGCTTCTGCCCGCCGGACACCGTGTGCCCTGTCCAGGCGTCACTCGGTGCACCTGTGAAGGCGGTGAAGCGGAAGCCCCGGGAGTAG
- a CDS encoding YjzC family protein translates to MAKRYKTGDTCEATGRYAFDGYSDGRGGPPVTAEERIIPLSRGETFPPIRSQNRGAFWTLV, encoded by the coding sequence ATGGCGAAGCGGTACAAGACGGGCGACACGTGCGAGGCGACGGGCCGGTATGCCTTCGATGGCTACTCGGACGGCCGTGGTGGACCCCCGGTGACGGCGGAGGAGCGGATCATCCCCCTGAGCCGGGGTGAGACGTTCCCGCCCATCAGGTCCCAGAACAGAGGGGCTTTCTGGACGCTGGTGTGA
- the epsH gene encoding exopolysaccharide biosynthesis glycosyltransferase EpsH: MSVPLEGWSLARALAEVADVHLVTQVRNRENILKQGLVEGKDFTALDSTPVERPLEKVGEVLRGKAGVGWTTATALSVLPYYYFEELLWRRFGDRIRAKEFDVVHRYTPISPTTPSTLAARCAEAGVPFVMGPMNGGLPWPKGFGDARLREREWLSYIRDVYKLMPFYKSTRKNAAALMTGSRATRAQLAAEYQDKTVYIPENAIDVRRFGSAKAEAPKAGEALRVAFVGRFVPYKGMAMLIDAAAPLVREGKVQLEFIGDGAEMQNLRAQVARGGLENGVTFAGWVKHQELQGRLSKNHIFGFPSVREFGGAVVAEAMALGLVPIVMDYGGPGEIVSPSTGFAIPMGTPQEIVERVRAVLEKLVADPSVIGPMGERARTRIFKHFTWRAKAEQVVEVYRWVSGERGQPDFGMPLAD, from the coding sequence GTGAGCGTCCCCCTGGAAGGCTGGTCCCTGGCCCGCGCGCTGGCCGAGGTAGCGGACGTGCACCTGGTCACGCAGGTCCGCAACCGCGAGAACATCCTCAAGCAGGGGTTGGTGGAGGGGAAGGACTTCACGGCGTTGGACTCCACGCCGGTGGAGCGTCCGCTGGAGAAGGTGGGCGAGGTGCTGCGAGGAAAGGCGGGCGTGGGCTGGACGACGGCCACGGCGCTGAGCGTGCTGCCGTACTACTACTTCGAGGAGCTGCTCTGGCGGCGCTTCGGGGACCGCATCCGCGCGAAGGAATTCGACGTGGTGCACCGCTACACGCCCATCAGCCCCACGACGCCCAGCACGCTGGCGGCGCGGTGCGCGGAGGCCGGGGTGCCCTTCGTGATGGGGCCGATGAACGGCGGCCTGCCGTGGCCCAAGGGCTTCGGGGACGCGCGCCTGCGCGAGCGCGAGTGGCTCAGCTACATCCGGGACGTCTACAAGCTGATGCCCTTCTACAAGTCGACGCGGAAGAACGCGGCGGCGCTGATGACGGGCTCGCGGGCGACGCGCGCGCAGCTGGCGGCGGAGTACCAGGACAAGACGGTCTACATCCCGGAGAACGCCATCGACGTGCGCCGCTTCGGCTCGGCGAAGGCGGAGGCGCCCAAGGCAGGGGAGGCGCTGCGGGTGGCGTTCGTGGGGCGCTTCGTGCCGTACAAGGGCATGGCGATGCTCATCGACGCGGCGGCGCCGCTGGTGCGCGAGGGCAAGGTGCAGCTGGAGTTCATCGGCGACGGCGCGGAGATGCAGAACCTGCGCGCGCAGGTGGCGCGGGGCGGGCTGGAGAACGGGGTGACGTTCGCTGGCTGGGTGAAGCACCAGGAGCTGCAGGGGCGGCTGTCGAAGAACCACATCTTCGGCTTCCCGAGCGTGCGCGAGTTCGGCGGCGCGGTGGTCGCGGAGGCGATGGCGCTGGGCCTGGTGCCCATCGTGATGGACTACGGCGGTCCGGGTGAGATTGTCAGCCCGTCCACGGGCTTCGCCATCCCCATGGGGACTCCGCAGGAGATCGTGGAGCGGGTGCGCGCGGTGCTGGAGAAGCTGGTCGCCGACCCGTCCGTGATTGGACCCATGGGAGAGCGCGCGAGGACGCGCATCTTCAAGCACTTCACCTGGCGGGCGAAGGCGGAGCAGGTGGTGGAGGTCTATCGCTGGGTGTCCGGCGAGCGGGGCCAGCCGGACTTCGGGATGCCGCTGGCGGACTGA
- the wzy gene encoding exopolysaccharide repeat unit polymerase, producing the protein MASEPSPTAWLQYIVMVVGLGAVTLGAAAVGNGDPIVTLAPVLAFTVVWVILKVPLRYLALTVLYLVLAADYTPERPQSMFWPSPLFPFGKLLFTQMHELVGIGALRFPLIDGLIVGSIGIGIYRRATKSKIDPPVVPIPRPLVVVLALSFFAIMWMEVWGIARGGDIKNSLWQWHQAAVLPLVGMMYHYSLRGPEDWPVVAKTIILAALTKSAVSTYFALVIVPAQALEVEYTTCHSDSMTFIFALMVCIARWLERPKSGHAIRGLIIIVLVFIGMFFNDRRLAYVSLVGSLAAAYLFNPWTPLKKFVTRGLLSCSPLLVVYFLVGWNAHSSVFKPVQTFRSIIEGQHAEGELDYRDIENLNLIATWNTNPVFGTGYGHEFLEPYPLPNIAFVFPTYRFHPHNSLLGLLAFGGWFGFTGVWMYLVVTVYLAARSYHRAHAPEHRTACLVIVGVVASYLNQVFGDMGIISYICTFQVAVASVLAGKLAMVTGAWPWPQREKVLGLTRTPPSEDSAPAGVTPDAGQTA; encoded by the coding sequence ATGGCCTCCGAACCGTCCCCCACCGCCTGGCTCCAGTACATCGTCATGGTCGTGGGCCTGGGCGCCGTCACCCTGGGCGCCGCCGCCGTGGGTAATGGAGACCCCATCGTCACACTGGCGCCGGTGCTGGCCTTCACGGTGGTGTGGGTCATCTTGAAGGTGCCGCTGCGCTACCTGGCGCTCACGGTGCTCTACCTGGTGCTCGCGGCGGACTACACACCCGAGCGTCCCCAGTCGATGTTCTGGCCGTCGCCGCTGTTTCCCTTCGGGAAGCTGCTGTTCACCCAGATGCACGAGCTGGTGGGCATTGGCGCCCTGCGCTTCCCGCTCATCGACGGGCTCATCGTCGGGTCCATTGGCATCGGCATCTACCGGCGGGCGACGAAGTCGAAGATCGACCCGCCGGTGGTGCCCATTCCACGGCCGCTGGTGGTGGTGCTCGCGCTGTCGTTCTTCGCCATCATGTGGATGGAGGTGTGGGGCATCGCGCGGGGCGGGGACATCAAGAACTCGCTGTGGCAGTGGCACCAGGCCGCCGTGCTGCCGCTGGTGGGGATGATGTACCACTACAGCCTGCGCGGGCCGGAGGACTGGCCGGTGGTGGCGAAGACCATCATCCTGGCGGCGCTGACCAAGTCCGCGGTGAGCACGTACTTCGCGCTGGTCATCGTTCCGGCGCAGGCGCTGGAGGTGGAGTACACGACCTGCCACTCGGACTCGATGACGTTCATCTTCGCGCTGATGGTGTGCATCGCGCGCTGGCTGGAACGGCCCAAGTCCGGGCATGCCATCCGCGGCCTCATCATCATCGTGCTGGTGTTCATCGGGATGTTCTTCAACGACCGCCGGCTCGCGTACGTGAGCCTCGTGGGGTCACTGGCCGCCGCGTACCTGTTCAACCCGTGGACGCCGCTGAAGAAGTTCGTCACGCGCGGGCTGTTGTCGTGCTCACCGCTGCTGGTCGTGTACTTCCTGGTGGGGTGGAACGCGCACAGCAGCGTGTTCAAGCCGGTGCAGACCTTCCGCTCCATCATCGAGGGCCAGCACGCCGAGGGAGAGCTGGACTACCGCGACATCGAGAACCTCAACCTCATCGCGACGTGGAACACCAACCCGGTGTTCGGCACGGGCTACGGGCACGAGTTCCTGGAGCCGTACCCGCTGCCCAACATCGCGTTCGTGTTCCCCACGTACCGCTTCCATCCGCACAACTCGCTGTTGGGCCTGCTGGCCTTCGGCGGGTGGTTCGGGTTCACGGGCGTGTGGATGTACCTGGTGGTGACGGTGTACCTGGCGGCGCGCTCGTATCACCGGGCCCATGCGCCAGAGCACCGCACCGCGTGTCTGGTCATCGTGGGCGTGGTGGCGTCGTACCTGAACCAGGTGTTCGGGGACATGGGCATCATCTCGTACATCTGCACGTTCCAGGTCGCCGTGGCGTCGGTGCTCGCGGGCAAGCTGGCCATGGTCACCGGCGCCTGGCCCTGGCCCCAGCGCGAGAAGGTGCTGGGCCTGACGCGCACGCCGCCCTCCGAGGACTCCGCGCCGGCCGGTGTGACGCCAGACGCGGGCCAGACAGCGTGA
- a CDS encoding cation diffusion facilitator family transporter: MSAPASSLKAVIVALSGNVLVTLIKFIAFFLSGSGAMLSEAIHSAADTGNQVLLFLGLKRAARVEDEAHPYGYGGERFIFGILSASGIFFVGCGVTVYHGIQSLLHPHVAETGVVTFAVLGLSFLIEGGVLVFAVMGVLKQAAGEPFFRFVREKADPASVAILLEDGAAVLGLVLATAGIVLAHVTGNPVWDAMASLTVGVLLGLIALYLMVENRELLLGQSVPPDVEQRFEELLRKRPSLADMHDVKTRQLTPEVYQLKAELRFSEAFVAARLAEALPTQGLPPAGAERERALNDMARHLIRTLSEEIDAIEAEIRRAIPQAKHIDLELEHLTAAAAEAEELRARVG, encoded by the coding sequence ATGTCCGCTCCTGCTTCGTCGCTCAAGGCCGTCATCGTCGCGTTGTCCGGCAACGTGTTGGTAACGCTGATCAAGTTCATCGCCTTCTTCCTGTCGGGGTCGGGGGCGATGTTGTCGGAGGCGATCCACTCGGCGGCGGACACGGGGAACCAGGTGTTGTTGTTCCTGGGGTTGAAGCGGGCGGCGCGGGTGGAGGACGAGGCGCACCCGTACGGCTACGGCGGCGAGCGCTTCATCTTCGGCATCCTGTCCGCGTCCGGCATCTTCTTCGTGGGCTGCGGCGTCACGGTCTACCACGGCATCCAGTCGCTCCTGCACCCGCACGTGGCGGAGACGGGGGTGGTGACGTTCGCGGTGTTGGGGTTGTCGTTCCTCATCGAGGGGGGGGTGTTGGTGTTCGCGGTGATGGGGGTGCTGAAGCAGGCGGCGGGTGAGCCCTTCTTCCGCTTCGTGAGGGAGAAGGCGGATCCCGCGTCGGTGGCCATCCTGTTGGAGGACGGCGCGGCGGTGCTGGGGCTGGTGCTGGCGACGGCGGGCATCGTGCTGGCGCACGTGACGGGCAACCCGGTGTGGGACGCGATGGCGTCGCTGACGGTGGGCGTGTTGCTGGGGCTCATCGCGCTCTACCTGATGGTGGAGAACCGGGAGCTGTTGTTGGGGCAGTCGGTGCCGCCGGACGTGGAGCAGCGCTTCGAGGAGCTGCTGCGCAAGCGGCCCAGCCTGGCGGACATGCACGACGTGAAGACGCGGCAGCTCACGCCGGAGGTGTACCAGCTCAAGGCGGAGCTGCGCTTCAGCGAGGCGTTCGTGGCGGCCCGTCTGGCGGAGGCGCTGCCCACGCAAGGGCTGCCGCCGGCGGGAGCGGAGCGCGAGCGCGCGTTGAACGACATGGCCCGGCATCTGATCCGCACGCTGAGCGAGGAGATCGACGCGATTGAAGCGGAGATCCGCCGCGCCATCCCGCAGGCGAAGCACATCGACCTGGAGCTGGAGCACCTGACCGCCGCCGCGGCGGAAGCCGAGGAGCTTCGCGCCCGCGTGGGTTGA